The following are encoded in a window of Dehalococcoidia bacterium genomic DNA:
- a CDS encoding S9 family peptidase, with translation MTETAPAKRPMRPEDILRIRWLSDPQISPDGSRVAYVVTTLDAKRNENRSFIALVDVATGESLPLTNGPKRDTSPRWSPDGRHLVFVSERGDEKEKPQLWVIAAAGGEAWRLTDAKDGAANPAWSPDGRRIAFTSRVELNPAPRAPDGKPYPKVRKITTLKYKSNGEGLVDDKRTHIYLVDVDFDSRESRSAIALTAGDFNDGPPRWSPDGKQVAFVSARHASRDRDTAADLWLVDVPPPGETPKKAPAPRRLTSTQGPVSAPAWSPDGSLIAYLGHTHRDRPSGRHHRLWLVPTAGGAPSCLSQALDRNCNSGVEPFWSNDGGSVFFGVVDGGDCHLYSTPASKADPAPVLRGARQVTAARGAAGKVCFLASDTTHPAEVYLVSEDGGGERQLTSENAAWLDEVELAPREEIKATSADGTPVQAWVIRPPGATGALPCLLNVHGGPKTQYGSNFFDEFQVYAGAGYVVAFGNPRGSDGYSEDWAMAVLGDWGGKDWADVTAIADAAEALPFVDSSRIGIMGGSYGGFMTSWAVGHTRRFRAACSERAVNNAYSMVGTSDIGFNFQLDHVGGVPSRDADRFLRMSPITYVRDIRTPLLIIHAENDLRCPIEQAEQLYVGLKLLRRPVEFWRFPEDNHEMSRSGKPRNRLKRFEVILAWFGRRLRA, from the coding sequence ATGACGGAAACAGCGCCCGCGAAGCGCCCCATGCGTCCGGAGGACATCCTCCGCATCCGCTGGCTCAGCGACCCCCAGATTTCCCCGGACGGCAGCCGCGTTGCCTACGTCGTCACCACTCTCGACGCGAAGAGGAACGAAAACCGCTCCTTCATCGCCCTGGTGGACGTGGCCACCGGCGAGTCGCTGCCTCTCACCAACGGGCCGAAGCGCGACACCTCGCCGCGCTGGTCGCCGGACGGGCGGCACCTCGTCTTCGTGAGCGAGCGCGGTGACGAAAAGGAGAAACCACAGCTCTGGGTCATCGCCGCCGCCGGCGGAGAAGCCTGGCGCCTCACGGACGCGAAGGACGGCGCCGCCAACCCGGCCTGGTCGCCGGACGGCAGGCGCATCGCCTTCACCAGCCGCGTCGAGCTCAACCCCGCGCCCAGGGCGCCTGACGGCAAGCCCTATCCCAAGGTGCGGAAGATCACGACCCTCAAATACAAGAGCAACGGCGAGGGCCTCGTCGACGACAAGCGCACACACATCTACCTGGTCGACGTAGACTTCGACTCCCGCGAGTCCAGGTCGGCGATCGCCCTCACGGCCGGCGACTTCAACGACGGCCCGCCCCGCTGGTCGCCGGACGGCAAGCAGGTCGCCTTCGTGTCGGCCCGCCACGCGAGCCGCGACCGCGACACCGCCGCGGACCTCTGGCTGGTCGACGTCCCGCCGCCAGGCGAGACGCCGAAGAAGGCGCCGGCGCCGCGGCGGCTGACGAGCACGCAGGGGCCGGTCAGCGCCCCGGCCTGGTCGCCGGACGGCTCCTTGATCGCCTACCTCGGCCATACCCACCGAGATCGGCCCTCCGGGCGCCACCATCGCCTCTGGCTGGTGCCAACGGCTGGCGGCGCTCCCTCCTGCCTGTCCCAGGCGCTCGACCGCAACTGCAACAGCGGCGTCGAGCCCTTCTGGTCGAACGACGGCGGGTCGGTCTTCTTCGGCGTCGTGGACGGCGGTGACTGTCACCTCTACTCCACGCCTGCGTCGAAGGCCGACCCGGCGCCCGTCCTGAGAGGGGCCAGGCAGGTAACCGCCGCCCGCGGCGCCGCCGGGAAAGTGTGCTTCCTGGCCAGCGACACCACCCATCCGGCCGAGGTCTACCTGGTGTCCGAGGACGGCGGCGGCGAGCGCCAGCTCACCAGCGAGAACGCCGCCTGGCTCGACGAGGTCGAACTGGCGCCGCGAGAGGAGATCAAGGCCACGAGCGCGGACGGCACGCCCGTACAAGCGTGGGTCATCCGGCCGCCCGGGGCCACCGGGGCCCTGCCCTGCCTGCTCAACGTGCACGGCGGCCCCAAGACCCAGTACGGGAGCAACTTCTTCGACGAATTCCAGGTCTACGCCGGCGCCGGCTACGTGGTCGCGTTCGGCAACCCCCGCGGCTCCGACGGCTACAGCGAAGACTGGGCGATGGCCGTCCTCGGCGACTGGGGTGGCAAGGACTGGGCCGACGTGACGGCTATCGCGGACGCCGCCGAGGCGCTGCCCTTTGTGGACTCATCTCGGATCGGCATCATGGGCGGGTCTTACGGTGGCTTCATGACCAGCTGGGCCGTCGGCCACACGCGGCGCTTCCGTGCCGCCTGCTCCGAGCGCGCCGTAAACAACGCCTACTCGATGGTTGGCACAAGCGACATCGGCTTCAACTTCCAGCTGGACCACGTCGGTGGCGTGCCCTCCAGGGACGCTGACCGGTTCCTGCGTATGTCGCCGATCACCTACGTGCGTGACATCCGCACGCCCCTGCTCATCATCCACGCCGAAAATGACCTGCGCTGCCCGATCGAGCAGGCGGAGCAGCTTTACGTCGGGTTGAAGCTGCTGAGACGGCCGGTAGAGTTCTGGCGCTTCCCTGAGGACAATCACGAAATGTCGCGCTCCGGCAAGCCGCGAAATCGCCTCAAGCGTTTCGAGGTGATCCTCGCCTGGTTCGGCCGCCGCCTGAGGGCTTGA
- the groL gene encoding chaperonin GroEL (60 kDa chaperone family; promotes refolding of misfolded polypeptides especially under stressful conditions; forms two stacked rings of heptamers to form a barrel-shaped 14mer; ends can be capped by GroES; misfolded proteins enter the barrel where they are refolded when GroES binds) has translation MAKQLLFDQDARAALKDGIDALADAVKITLGPKGRNVVLDKKFGPPTITNDGVTIAKEIELQDPFPNIGAQLAKEIASKTNDIAGDGTTTATVLGQAIVAEGLKNVTAGANPMALKRGIEKATQAVIERLRSIATPVTEREQMAQVAAISANNDEAIGELIGECMEKVGKDGVITVEESKSIKTEVEYVEGMQFDRGYISPYFVTNSEKMEAELEEPFILITDRKISAVADILPVLEKVLQASKNLLIICEDCDGEALATLAVNKLRGTINVIAVKAPGFGDRRKDNLGDIAALTGGTVISEELGRKLDSVTLEDLGRARRVVVGKEETTIIEGRGRKEDIEARVAQIKSALETTTSDWDREKLQERLGKLAGSVAVIKVGAATEVELKEKKHRVEDALSATRAAVEEGILPGGGVALVNAQSALDSLDLEGDERTGAMILRRALEEPLRRIAINAGQDGSVIVQEVRSLPVGQGYDAARDDFGDMQKKGIIDPLKVTRSALENAVSIAGMVLTTNCLVTDIPEKETAGATPPMY, from the coding sequence ATGGCCAAGCAGCTGCTATTCGATCAGGACGCCCGCGCCGCACTCAAGGATGGCATCGACGCCCTCGCCGACGCCGTCAAGATCACCCTCGGTCCCAAGGGCCGCAACGTCGTCCTCGACAAGAAGTTCGGCCCCCCGACCATCACCAACGACGGCGTCACCATCGCCAAGGAGATCGAGCTCCAGGACCCCTTCCCCAACATCGGCGCCCAGCTCGCCAAGGAGATCGCCTCCAAGACCAACGACATCGCCGGTGACGGCACCACCACCGCCACCGTCCTCGGCCAGGCCATCGTCGCCGAGGGCCTCAAGAACGTCACCGCCGGCGCCAACCCCATGGCCCTCAAGCGCGGTATCGAGAAGGCCACCCAGGCCGTGATCGAAAGGCTGCGCTCCATCGCCACTCCTGTCACCGAACGCGAGCAGATGGCCCAGGTCGCCGCGATCTCGGCCAACAACGACGAGGCGATCGGCGAGCTCATCGGCGAGTGCATGGAGAAGGTCGGCAAGGACGGCGTCATCACCGTCGAGGAGTCGAAGAGCATCAAGACCGAGGTCGAGTACGTCGAAGGCATGCAGTTCGACCGCGGCTACATCTCGCCCTACTTCGTCACCAACTCCGAAAAGATGGAGGCTGAGCTCGAAGAGCCCTTCATCCTCATCACCGACCGCAAGATCAGCGCCGTCGCCGACATCCTCCCCGTCCTCGAGAAGGTCCTGCAGGCCAGCAAGAACCTCCTCATCATCTGCGAGGACTGCGACGGCGAAGCCCTGGCGACGCTTGCCGTGAACAAGCTGCGGGGCACCATCAACGTCATCGCCGTCAAGGCCCCCGGCTTCGGCGACCGCCGCAAGGACAACCTCGGCGACATCGCCGCCCTGACCGGCGGCACCGTGATCAGCGAGGAGCTCGGCCGCAAGCTGGACTCCGTCACCCTCGAAGACCTCGGCCGCGCCCGCCGCGTCGTCGTCGGCAAGGAGGAGACCACCATCATCGAGGGCCGCGGCCGCAAGGAGGACATCGAGGCCCGCGTCGCCCAGATCAAGTCCGCCCTCGAGACCACCACCTCCGACTGGGACCGCGAGAAGCTGCAGGAGCGCCTGGGCAAGCTGGCCGGCAGCGTCGCCGTCATCAAGGTCGGCGCCGCCACGGAAGTCGAGCTCAAGGAGAAAAAGCACAGGGTCGAGGATGCCCTCAGCGCCACCCGCGCGGCCGTCGAGGAAGGCATCCTGCCCGGCGGCGGCGTGGCCCTGGTCAATGCCCAGTCCGCGCTCGACTCCCTGGACCTCGAAGGTGACGAGCGCACGGGCGCCATGATCCTGCGCCGCGCCCTGGAGGAGCCCCTACGCCGCATCGCCATCAACGCCGGCCAGGACGGCTCCGTGATCGTCCAGGAGGTGCGCAGCCTCCCCGTCGGCCAGGGCTACGACGCGGCCCGCGATGACTTCGGCGACATGCAGAAGAAGGGCATCATCGACCCGCTGAAGGTGACTCGCTCCGCGCTCGAAAACGCCGTCAGCATCGCCGGTATGGTGCTGACCACCAACTGCCTCGTCACCGACATCCCCGAGAAGGAGACCGCTGGCGCCACGCCTCCCATGTACTAG
- a CDS encoding pyridoxamine 5'-phosphate oxidase family protein, translating to MTQPRRTYEELRAIADQFLKEHRLGVLATGRRDGTPQQSILSYSYDGKDIVISTGSETAKVKNIRKRPGVALAVTDGPRCVVVYGKARLLQGSEAEAYLGRPPGSGRQGGVPTLIVFSPETYRWARLEG from the coding sequence ATGACGCAACCGCGGCGCACATACGAGGAGTTGAGGGCGATCGCCGACCAGTTCCTGAAAGAGCATCGCCTCGGCGTGCTGGCCACCGGCCGCCGTGACGGCACGCCGCAGCAATCCATCCTCTCCTACTCCTACGACGGGAAGGACATCGTCATCAGCACCGGCTCCGAGACCGCTAAGGTCAAGAACATCCGCAAGCGGCCCGGCGTGGCCCTGGCCGTCACTGACGGCCCCAGGTGCGTCGTCGTCTACGGGAAGGCCCGGCTGCTGCAGGGCAGCGAAGCGGAGGCCTACCTTGGCCGGCCCCCGGGCAGCGGCCGCCAGGGCGGCGTGCCGACCCTCATCGTCTTCTCGCCGGAGACCTACCGTTGGGCGCGGCTCGAGGGCTGA
- a CDS encoding TIGR03560 family F420-dependent LLM class oxidoreductase — MPKIELGVHTGQQDIELDELRRLWRYCDENGFDWISVWDHFYEAPNRDNEGPTYEAVALMAALALETKRPRIGCLVFCMNYRNPALLAKSLTTIDHLSGGRVTVGLGAGWHVQEHQAFGYDFPPVRERLDRLSEGVRIIRGMLTREQFSFQGKYYRVDNVRNNPKPLQSRMPIIVGGGGEQRTLRIAARRADGWNVPYIGPDVFAHKSKVLDMWCEKLGRDPGTIEKSVNLHFLMSSRGPSDTSRLRPGAAAGGLSGEPQQVIDKIGEYIDGGAQRVNIAIRPPVDWEALQEYVEDVMPAFR; from the coding sequence ATGCCGAAAATCGAGCTTGGGGTACACACCGGACAGCAGGACATAGAGCTGGACGAACTGCGGCGGCTCTGGCGCTATTGCGACGAGAACGGCTTCGACTGGATCAGCGTCTGGGACCACTTCTACGAGGCCCCCAACCGCGACAACGAAGGCCCGACCTACGAGGCGGTCGCTCTGATGGCCGCGCTCGCCCTCGAGACGAAGCGGCCCCGCATCGGCTGCCTGGTCTTCTGCATGAACTACCGCAACCCGGCGCTCCTGGCCAAGTCCCTGACCACCATCGACCACCTCAGCGGCGGCAGGGTGACCGTGGGCCTCGGCGCCGGCTGGCATGTCCAGGAGCACCAGGCCTTCGGCTACGACTTCCCGCCGGTCAGAGAGCGGCTGGACCGCCTGTCCGAGGGGGTGCGGATCATCCGCGGCATGCTGACCCGGGAGCAGTTCAGCTTCCAGGGCAAGTACTACCGCGTCGACAACGTCCGCAACAACCCGAAGCCCCTGCAAAGCCGGATGCCGATCATCGTCGGCGGCGGCGGCGAGCAGCGCACCCTGCGCATCGCCGCCCGCCGGGCCGACGGCTGGAACGTCCCCTACATCGGCCCCGACGTCTTCGCGCACAAGAGCAAGGTCCTGGACATGTGGTGCGAGAAGCTCGGCCGTGACCCCGGGACCATCGAAAAGTCCGTGAACCTGCACTTCCTCATGTCGTCCAGAGGGCCGAGCGACACGAGCCGCTTGCGGCCGGGAGCGGCAGCGGGCGGCCTCTCCGGCGAACCACAGCAGGTCATCGACAAGATTGGCGAGTACATAGACGGCGGCGCCCAGCGCGTGAACATCGCCATCCGCCCGCCCGTGGACTGGGAGGCCCTCCAGGAGTACGTCGAAGACGTGATGCCAGCCTTCCGCTAG